In a single window of the Mesorhizobium shangrilense genome:
- a CDS encoding DUF4893 domain-containing protein — MNLRACLLTLLVLLPAAEARADGEIMKLITPADRIRLDNYGETRRQALAEAKGDDDSMDRSALEASLAKPLQKFSGFDMTGDWQCRTTKLGGLSPIVVYGWFRCRVTDDGSGWRLEKLSGSQRTIGRFFDDGDKRLVYLGSQFVAGEKPKHYGAGPETDQAGYAFRTGAKEWRIEFPAPHYESRLDVLEFRR, encoded by the coding sequence ATGAACCTGCGCGCCTGCCTGCTCACTCTGCTCGTCCTTCTTCCGGCAGCAGAGGCTCGTGCCGACGGCGAGATCATGAAGCTGATCACCCCCGCCGACCGGATACGCCTCGACAACTACGGAGAAACCAGGCGGCAGGCCCTCGCGGAGGCGAAGGGAGACGACGACAGCATGGATCGCAGCGCGCTCGAAGCGTCCCTCGCCAAGCCGCTGCAGAAATTTTCCGGCTTCGACATGACCGGCGACTGGCAGTGCCGCACGACCAAGCTGGGCGGCCTTTCGCCGATCGTCGTATACGGATGGTTCAGGTGTCGTGTCACTGACGACGGCTCCGGCTGGCGGCTTGAAAAGCTCAGCGGCTCGCAGCGCACCATCGGCCGCTTCTTCGACGATGGCGACAAACGGCTCGTCTATCTCGGTTCTCAGTTCGTCGCGGGAGAAAAGCCCAAGCACTACGGCGCAGGCCCCGAGACGGATCAGGCAGGCTACGCCTTTCGCACCGGCGCGAAGGAATGGCGCATCGAATTCCCTGCCCCTCACTACGAATCCAGGCTCGACGTTCTCGAGTTCCGCCGCTAG